From Alteromonas sp. RKMC-009, one genomic window encodes:
- a CDS encoding GumC family protein has protein sequence MSLKMKDSLQANILDDETIDFAHYWQVFKRYFGRIITLAIVFTALVAIVVMKMTPIYSATASLLIESQPANVMSIEEVYKSDTTRKDYMRTQYQIIQSRQVAARAVDELDLANDPVFMPPSDGEISLIKEAKAWLFANLPFIEKAPKTELTESEREEKRRQAAINKLMKSINVSLVENTQVINITATSDSPRLAAAIATTMGDVYVENYLQAKVEMTTKATSFLTESMEGLRDKLTSAEKDLSDFYEKNQLVNLTNGVVGLAAEELEQLSNQLLKAETTLKQNRTIYEQTQRNGADYSALARLPEVLNHPNIQSVRRQEAEAMSRVSELSKVFGPKHPQMVAANAELDSVRDTLQTQIRDLISSITTQYRASQERVVTLQEEVAEAKSEYRQLSNLENTRRALQREVDINQQLYNSMFTRLKETSEMGGFESANARVLDPAPVPNNPTAPNKTLLIVAAFIASFGFGVLLAFVLEAMNSGVRSVDDVEKKLGQRMLGLIPVISVKRRKDMDLRAFFDSKYHQFSEAVRTLRTSLSLINLEKQNQAILVTSSVPKEGKTTVSINLSFALGQLDKTILIDADLRRPAVGKRFDVPNYQPGLSNLIMKTHSLEECLVHDEQSGIDIICAGSIPSNPQELLAGNGFKALINYLKKTYKYVVVDTAPTQAVSDAMVVSKSCDSVIYVVRADSTSEKMIKNGLGRFLQVGHRVDGVVLNQVDLKKSDVSERYGGFYDQYGYNAN, from the coding sequence ACTCGCTGCAAGCGAACATCCTGGATGATGAAACCATCGACTTTGCGCACTACTGGCAGGTATTTAAACGTTATTTTGGTCGCATCATTACGCTGGCGATTGTCTTTACTGCACTGGTGGCAATAGTGGTGATGAAAATGACCCCTATTTACTCTGCAACAGCCAGTTTGTTGATTGAATCTCAACCGGCCAACGTGATGTCTATTGAGGAGGTGTATAAGTCTGACACTACCCGCAAAGACTACATGCGCACCCAGTATCAAATTATCCAGTCCCGGCAGGTTGCAGCCCGTGCTGTGGATGAGCTGGATCTCGCGAATGATCCGGTATTTATGCCGCCTTCCGACGGGGAAATCTCACTTATTAAAGAAGCGAAAGCCTGGCTTTTCGCTAATTTGCCTTTCATTGAAAAAGCGCCCAAAACTGAGTTAACCGAAAGCGAGCGGGAAGAAAAGCGTCGCCAGGCAGCAATCAATAAACTGATGAAGTCTATTAATGTGTCACTGGTAGAAAATACACAGGTCATCAATATTACTGCGACCAGTGATTCTCCGCGTCTGGCTGCCGCCATTGCCACTACGATGGGCGATGTGTATGTAGAGAACTATCTGCAGGCCAAAGTGGAAATGACCACCAAAGCAACCTCTTTTCTGACTGAAAGTATGGAAGGCCTGCGTGATAAGCTTACTTCTGCTGAGAAAGACTTATCTGACTTTTATGAAAAAAATCAGCTGGTAAATCTTACCAATGGTGTTGTCGGTCTGGCAGCGGAAGAGCTTGAGCAACTCAGTAATCAATTGCTGAAAGCTGAAACTACGTTAAAGCAGAACAGAACGATTTATGAACAAACTCAGCGTAACGGTGCTGACTACAGTGCGCTGGCCCGTTTACCGGAAGTGCTGAATCATCCGAATATTCAAAGCGTCCGTCGTCAGGAGGCGGAAGCCATGAGCCGTGTATCAGAGCTCAGTAAAGTATTCGGTCCTAAACACCCGCAAATGGTGGCGGCCAATGCGGAACTGGATTCCGTCCGCGATACACTGCAAACTCAGATCCGCGATCTTATTTCCAGTATTACTACACAATACCGTGCTTCACAGGAACGGGTTGTGACTTTGCAGGAAGAAGTTGCAGAGGCTAAATCTGAATACCGTCAGTTGTCTAACCTGGAAAATACACGGCGTGCATTACAGCGGGAAGTGGATATCAACCAGCAGTTGTACAATTCCATGTTTACCCGTCTGAAAGAAACCAGTGAGATGGGCGGCTTCGAGTCAGCGAATGCCCGTGTGCTGGATCCTGCTCCGGTACCGAACAATCCCACTGCACCGAATAAAACGCTGTTAATCGTGGCGGCATTCATTGCCAGCTTTGGTTTTGGCGTACTGCTGGCCTTTGTGCTGGAAGCTATGAACAGCGGTGTGCGCTCTGTGGATGATGTTGAGAAGAAATTGGGTCAGCGCATGTTGGGACTTATCCCTGTTATTTCGGTAAAACGCCGTAAAGACATGGACCTGCGCGCCTTCTTTGACAGTAAATATCATCAGTTCAGCGAGGCGGTAAGAACCCTGCGTACCAGTTTATCTCTGATAAATCTTGAGAAGCAGAATCAGGCCATACTGGTGACGTCATCAGTGCCGAAAGAAGGTAAAACAACGGTTTCTATCAACCTGTCCTTCGCTCTGGGTCAACTGGACAAAACCATTCTTATCGACGCCGACTTACGTCGTCCGGCCGTTGGCAAGCGGTTCGATGTACCTAATTACCAGCCCGGACTGTCTAACCTGATCATGAAAACCCACTCTCTGGAAGAATGTCTGGTTCATGACGAGCAATCGGGTATTGATATTATTTGTGCCGGCAGTATTCCTTCGAATCCTCAGGAATTGCTGGCGGGTAACGGCTTTAAAGCACTGATCAATTATCTTAAGAAAACCTACAAATACGTGGTTGTTGATACCGCGCCTACTCAGGCGGTTTCTGATGCTATGGTTGTATCAAAAAGCTGTGACTCCGTTATTTATGTTGTGCGTGCTGACAGTACCAGTGAAAAAATGATCAAAAATGGTCTGGGCCGGTTCCTGCAAGTGGGGCACCGTGTTGACGGCGTAGTATTGAACCAGGTAGATCTTAAAAAATCAGATGTGTCTGAGCGCTATGGTGGTTTCTATGACCAGTATGGTTACAATGCTAACTGA
- a CDS encoding O-antigen ligase family protein translates to MFLAVKLLFSLISAWLVWQTIRQHCNKYLAFVVVAIWLRFFLSAFHQITYDPLIAGFSINALASIGIAATGLLMLPPKVYQLRVLLPLYAFFVAVVASGVINGGVSGLINVMVKWMFFLSIACAMFMAIRKTDKDFVLKKLLVSFFLPVSLAVMSVLLGEVKATEADGSASYIGGYNHEAAFSMIIAGFILVVGLLSPGAIRFRGALFALGCVVLVLVNYRTSVLAILPLAAIFAYTAMSSKIAPRYQTVFFFAAFFGMGMLFLMASYTMQDRFADVFVFLTSIDDLIKAPFYYSEAEKDIFSARVYLWSLYIYEYVNGSFVHQLVGWGPESWSGVFPKYAHNTYVSYLYEYGLIGLLTFLFAAASFVVQAMRIKNKQFAWMLCSSMVGFLIMNFATMPLWNIEGLILFAILIGNAIGPVKLPRNAWFDSPAFVSRLAN, encoded by the coding sequence ATGTTTCTGGCCGTTAAATTACTGTTCAGCCTTATCAGCGCCTGGCTGGTCTGGCAGACAATTCGTCAGCACTGTAATAAGTATCTTGCCTTTGTAGTTGTCGCAATTTGGTTACGCTTTTTCCTTTCCGCGTTCCATCAAATCACTTATGACCCGCTTATTGCCGGATTTTCTATTAATGCCCTGGCTTCAATCGGCATTGCTGCAACCGGTTTACTGATGCTGCCGCCAAAAGTGTACCAGTTGCGTGTTTTGCTGCCCCTTTACGCTTTCTTTGTTGCTGTAGTAGCCAGCGGAGTGATTAACGGCGGAGTAAGCGGCCTGATCAACGTAATGGTTAAGTGGATGTTTTTCTTATCAATAGCGTGTGCAATGTTCATGGCGATAAGAAAAACTGACAAAGATTTTGTATTAAAGAAACTGCTGGTGAGCTTCTTTTTACCTGTTTCTCTCGCTGTGATGTCAGTGCTGCTGGGTGAGGTGAAAGCCACTGAAGCCGATGGTTCAGCCAGCTATATCGGGGGTTATAACCACGAAGCGGCGTTTTCGATGATCATCGCCGGGTTCATTTTAGTGGTGGGTTTGTTGTCTCCGGGCGCGATACGATTTCGTGGCGCGCTGTTTGCATTAGGTTGTGTAGTACTGGTTTTGGTGAACTACCGCACCTCGGTTCTGGCGATATTACCGCTGGCTGCCATTTTTGCTTACACCGCAATGTCATCAAAAATCGCACCGCGTTACCAGACTGTGTTTTTCTTTGCCGCGTTCTTCGGCATGGGCATGTTGTTCCTCATGGCCTCGTACACCATGCAGGACCGTTTTGCTGATGTATTTGTATTCCTGACCAGTATCGACGATCTGATCAAGGCACCGTTCTACTACTCCGAGGCTGAAAAAGACATTTTCTCTGCCCGGGTGTACCTCTGGAGTTTGTATATCTATGAGTATGTGAACGGTTCATTTGTACATCAGCTGGTGGGGTGGGGCCCTGAATCATGGTCCGGCGTATTCCCGAAATACGCACACAACACCTACGTATCGTATTTGTATGAGTATGGCCTGATTGGTCTGCTCACATTCCTCTTCGCTGCTGCCAGCTTTGTAGTGCAGGCGATGAGGATTAAGAACAAGCAGTTTGCCTGGATGCTTTGTTCATCAATGGTGGGATTTTTGATTATGAACTTCGCCACCATGCCTCTTTGGAATATCG
- a CDS encoding glycosyltransferase produces MQQAKHNIAFIINSLEGGGAERVMCKLLTIMEADFQSAGYNVHLILLDDLPQEQQCPEYVNQVVLDTKGSLHSGYSALKKALEKIAPHTCVSFLTRANMLNVSLAKRLGYRAVISERVNTSSHLSGGLKDFISRCLVKATYPSADCVIAVSEGVKADLIENFSVKRERIKTIYNPYNMANISAMAQQPVDDLPSKPYIIGTGRLVRNKNFDLLLQAVAASSVGHDIVILGQGEEKQALLQRAESLGLSGRLHLLGFKSNPYPYIKGADFFVSTSNAEGFPNAIAEAMCLGKAVVATNCESGPAEILTGEYPYNVSGFEAQSYGCICEVNSVSGVAGALDYMSRDENKQRYEQRSAERAATFSNAVFREKLLKALKLQQSQPETEHVSGR; encoded by the coding sequence ATGCAACAGGCAAAACACAACATCGCGTTTATTATCAACTCCCTCGAAGGCGGTGGAGCTGAGCGGGTGATGTGTAAGTTGTTGACTATCATGGAAGCGGATTTTCAGAGCGCTGGCTATAACGTGCATTTAATACTGCTTGATGATTTGCCGCAGGAACAGCAGTGTCCTGAGTATGTGAATCAGGTCGTACTCGATACGAAAGGTAGTTTGCACAGTGGCTACAGCGCACTGAAAAAAGCGCTGGAAAAAATAGCGCCGCATACCTGCGTAAGTTTTTTAACCCGCGCCAATATGCTTAATGTCTCTCTGGCTAAACGCCTGGGGTATCGCGCTGTGATCAGCGAACGGGTAAATACATCCAGTCACCTGTCCGGTGGCCTCAAAGATTTTATCTCCCGTTGCCTGGTGAAAGCGACATATCCTTCTGCTGATTGCGTAATTGCTGTGAGCGAAGGCGTAAAAGCTGACCTTATCGAAAACTTTTCGGTAAAGCGGGAACGGATTAAAACTATCTACAACCCGTACAACATGGCTAACATCAGCGCCATGGCACAACAACCGGTGGATGATTTACCGTCAAAGCCCTACATCATTGGCACTGGCAGACTGGTTCGCAATAAGAATTTTGATTTGCTGCTGCAAGCCGTAGCGGCATCTTCTGTCGGACACGACATCGTTATTCTCGGACAGGGAGAGGAAAAGCAGGCCTTATTGCAACGGGCTGAGTCTTTAGGGTTAAGCGGGCGCCTGCATTTATTGGGCTTTAAGTCCAATCCGTATCCATATATCAAAGGCGCAGATTTTTTTGTGTCGACGTCGAACGCTGAAGGTTTCCCCAACGCCATTGCTGAAGCTATGTGCTTGGGCAAGGCCGTGGTGGCGACCAACTGTGAGTCCGGTCCTGCTGAAATTCTTACCGGTGAGTATCCGTACAACGTATCAGGATTTGAAGCTCAGTCATACGGCTGTATTTGTGAAGTAAACAGTGTATCAGGCGTTGCCGGTGCTCTGGATTATATGTCGCGGGACGAAAACAAACAGCGTTACGAACAGCGAAGTGCTGAACGTGCCGCTACATTCAGTAATGCCGTGTTCCGCGAAAAACTGCTTAAAGCCCTTAAATTACAACAATCACAGCCGGAGACTGAACATGTTTCTGGCCGTTAA
- a CDS encoding tyrosine-protein phosphatase: protein MIDLHSHIIPGIDDGARDMDMALDMARQTVAAGVTHLVCTPHVHWGTFDNTPEIIATGFSALKEAVDKEGIPLSLSRAGEVRINEMVPVWFREDKLPYLGEYRGKKVLLLEMPHSNMPAGLDQLFRWLLNAGVQPLIPHPERNRDVWKRPEKIQWLRNQGCLLQVTAGAFTGRFGEHVEKIAKDMLRDNQIDLVASDTHDTKRRPNDMGEAFAVVSELASEEVANTLFKTTPGDIIAAGATA, encoded by the coding sequence GTGATTGATTTACACAGTCATATAATACCGGGCATCGATGATGGTGCCAGAGACATGGACATGGCTCTGGATATGGCGCGGCAGACTGTTGCAGCCGGAGTCACTCACCTGGTGTGCACACCGCATGTTCACTGGGGCACTTTTGACAATACCCCCGAAATTATTGCCACAGGATTCAGTGCTCTGAAAGAGGCTGTCGATAAAGAAGGAATCCCGTTGTCTTTGTCCCGTGCAGGGGAAGTGCGGATAAACGAAATGGTGCCGGTGTGGTTCAGGGAGGATAAATTACCTTATCTGGGTGAATACCGTGGTAAAAAAGTACTACTGCTGGAAATGCCTCACAGCAACATGCCGGCAGGACTCGATCAACTGTTTCGCTGGTTACTGAATGCAGGGGTGCAACCTTTGATCCCTCATCCTGAGCGCAATCGTGACGTATGGAAACGTCCGGAAAAGATCCAGTGGCTGCGCAATCAGGGTTGTCTGTTACAGGTTACTGCAGGGGCTTTCACCGGGCGTTTCGGAGAACATGTAGAAAAGATTGCTAAAGACATGTTGCGGGATAATCAGATTGACCTGGTAGCATCGGATACCCATGATACCAAACGACGTCCTAATGATATGGGTGAGGCTTTTGCGGTGGTCAGTGAACTGGCTTCTGAGGAGGTGGCGAATACTCTGTTCAAAACCACGCCCGGCGATATCATTGCAGCAGGTGCAACTGCGTGA
- a CDS encoding 3-phosphoshikimate 1-carboxyvinyltransferase, which produces MDNTPHPVHESQLIQKLLSKMPPDVAASFSEEQLIAMNKAIGGRSWARHKVDVRGTINIWRTSFYFVVLAGKNRRELSRLEQQVGRATMALMFALFITFSVLSGLLILYLIKSALGINLFENFSLGIWSWFKANILN; this is translated from the coding sequence GTGGATAACACACCTCATCCTGTCCATGAGTCACAACTGATCCAAAAACTACTCAGTAAAATGCCACCGGATGTTGCTGCATCCTTTTCAGAAGAACAGCTGATAGCCATGAACAAAGCGATTGGCGGGCGCAGCTGGGCCAGACATAAGGTGGATGTCCGGGGCACAATCAATATATGGCGGACGAGTTTCTACTTCGTTGTGCTGGCCGGCAAGAACCGCCGCGAATTGTCCCGGCTTGAGCAGCAGGTTGGACGGGCGACAATGGCTCTGATGTTTGCTCTGTTCATTACATTCAGTGTTCTGAGCGGGCTGCTCATCCTTTATCTGATCAAATCAGCACTGGGAATTAACTTGTTTGAAAACTTTTCGCTGGGGATATGGAGCTGGTTTAAAGCTAACATTCTTAATTAG